Proteins encoded by one window of Cannabis sativa cultivar Pink pepper isolate KNU-18-1 chromosome 4, ASM2916894v1, whole genome shotgun sequence:
- the LOC115713378 gene encoding uncharacterized mitochondrial protein AtMg00310-like translates to MNVFLFPIGTCKEIERMMASFWWKSNKSNGNGSGIVWMNWDRMTKHKAKGGMGFRNLRDFNLAMLGKQGWRLLFRHESLASKVFKARYYPNGNYLSAELGSNPSFIWSSIYAAKDTVKLGLRKRIGSGLTVQITSDPWLPVMDRISPSPIVPGLENFTVNSLFQVGQQRWDADVVCDLFSPTDAAIILGIPISQSSGVDTWYWLAEKKGFYSVHTSCFKIKSIIRTTPRDILFGKNCGHLRCRLRQRIWCGGRHPIVLQPR, encoded by the coding sequence ATGAATGTCTTCCTTTTTCCAATCGGTACATGCAAAGAAATAGAGAGGATGATGGCAAGCTTCTGGTGGAAATCCAATAAATCTAATGGCAATGGGAGTGGCATTGTTTGGATGAATTGGGATAGAATGACTAAACACAAAGCTAAAGGCGGTATGGGGTTTCGAAATCTAAGGGACTTTAATCTTGCAATGCTGGGAAAACAAGGTTGGAGACTCTTATTTAGACATGAATCTTTAGCTAGTAAAGTCTTTAAAGCTAGATATTACCCGAATGGTAATTACTTGTCTGCTGAGTTGGGGTCAAACCCGAGCTTTATTTGGAGTAGTATCTATGCTGCAAAGGACACTGTTAAACTCGGTCTAAGGAAACGAATTGGGTCTGGTTTGACTGTGCAGATTACATCAGATCCGTGGCTTCCTGTCATGGATAGAATCTCTCCTTCTCCGATTGTTCCTGGTCTTGAAAACTTCACTGTGAATAGCTTGTTTCAAGTAGGACAACAAAGATGGGATGCTGATGTTGTgtgtgatttattttccccAACCGACGCTGCTATCATACTTGGTATCCCTATTTCACAATCAAGTGGGGTTGACACTTGGTACTGGCTCGCTGAGAAGAAGGGATTTTATTCTGTGCATACAAGCTGCTTCAAGATCAAAAGTATCATTCGGACAACCCCGAGGGACATACTTTTTGGAAAAAACTGTGGGCACTTAAGGTGCCGCCTAAGACAAAGGATCTGGTGTGGAGGGCGGCATCCAATTGTCTTGCAACCAAGGTGA